A single region of the Bacteroides intestinalis DSM 17393 genome encodes:
- a CDS encoding sensor histidine kinase, producing MLKQIRPIKFWLILIAVIIAISSLYVSHSLISDLSAEERVRMEVWAEAMKNLQTADGNTDLTMVLKVLNANHTIPVIVVDQNEDVQTYRNIELSPTDTIVSLKEKLNRFSHEGNCIRIDLNGGGDYLNVYYGPSLMLTRLAVYPYVQLAVVLIFVLIAIFALLSSKKAEQNKVWVGLSKETAHQLGTPISSLMAWTELLKAQYPQDELIPAMAEDVERLQMIANRFSKIGSVPELEEADLKALLERVTDYISHRTSNKVKIITHLPDLLPPVRLNVALFEWVIENLCKNAIDAMGGAGTLTISVQETSRFWHIDVADTGKGIDKRNFETVFAPGYTTKKRGWGLGLSLARRIVVEYHSGRIFVKQSEINKGTIFRIELKK from the coding sequence ATGCTGAAGCAAATCCGTCCTATAAAGTTCTGGTTGATATTGATTGCTGTGATTATAGCTATCTCTTCCCTGTATGTTTCCCATTCTCTGATAAGCGATTTATCTGCTGAAGAACGGGTACGTATGGAGGTGTGGGCCGAGGCAATGAAGAATCTCCAAACCGCTGATGGAAATACGGATTTGACTATGGTGCTGAAAGTTCTGAACGCCAATCATACAATTCCGGTAATTGTAGTGGATCAGAATGAAGATGTACAAACTTACAGGAATATTGAACTATCTCCAACCGATACAATCGTTTCGCTGAAAGAAAAACTGAATCGCTTCAGCCATGAAGGAAACTGTATCCGTATCGACTTGAATGGTGGTGGTGACTATCTGAATGTGTATTATGGTCCTTCCTTGATGCTCACGCGGCTGGCTGTTTATCCTTATGTACAGTTGGCAGTGGTACTTATCTTTGTTCTGATTGCTATTTTTGCCCTGTTGAGTTCTAAAAAAGCAGAACAAAATAAGGTATGGGTTGGACTATCTAAAGAAACAGCCCATCAGTTGGGAACTCCTATCTCTTCATTAATGGCATGGACGGAATTGTTGAAGGCGCAATATCCACAGGATGAGTTGATTCCTGCCATGGCGGAAGATGTGGAACGCTTGCAGATGATTGCCAATCGTTTCTCGAAGATAGGTTCTGTTCCAGAGTTGGAAGAGGCGGACTTGAAAGCTCTGTTGGAACGGGTGACGGATTATATTTCCCATCGTACTTCGAACAAGGTGAAGATCATTACCCATTTGCCGGATTTACTTCCGCCTGTAAGGCTGAATGTTGCTTTGTTTGAATGGGTGATAGAGAACCTGTGTAAGAATGCGATTGATGCAATGGGAGGAGCTGGAACTTTGACTATTTCAGTACAGGAAACGTCAAGATTTTGGCATATTGATGTGGCTGATACGGGAAAGGGAATTGACAAACGGAATTTTGAAACAGTGTTTGCTCCCGGTTATACCACCAAAAAAAGAGGGTGGGGACTGGGCTTGTCATTGGCACGCCGGATTGTGGTGGAATATCATTCGGGGCGTATTTTTGTAAAGCAATCGGAGATCAATAAAGGGACGATATTCAGAATAGAGCTTAAAAAATGA
- a CDS encoding YceD family protein, whose protein sequence is MGKFDKYKIDLKGMQADSCKYEFVLDNLFFANIDGPEVQKGKVNVTLVVKKTSRAFEFNFQTEGMVWVPCDRCLDDMEQPVSSTDKLMVKFGHEYAEEGDNLIVIPEEEGEINVAWFMYEFVALAIPMKHVHAPGKCNKAVSSKLHKHLRTKADEDDAEDEIFIEGEDAMPESDAEETQIDPRWNELKKILDNN, encoded by the coding sequence TTGGGAAAGTTTGATAAATACAAAATAGATTTGAAAGGCATGCAGGCAGACTCTTGTAAGTATGAGTTTGTACTGGATAACCTTTTTTTCGCTAACATTGATGGCCCGGAAGTACAGAAGGGCAAAGTTAATGTTACATTGGTTGTAAAGAAAACATCTCGTGCTTTCGAATTCAACTTCCAGACGGAGGGTATGGTGTGGGTGCCATGTGACCGCTGCCTGGACGATATGGAACAGCCGGTTAGTTCTACAGATAAACTGATGGTAAAGTTTGGACATGAGTATGCTGAAGAAGGTGATAACCTCATTGTGATCCCTGAAGAAGAAGGGGAAATCAATGTGGCATGGTTCATGTATGAATTTGTTGCGTTGGCAATCCCGATGAAGCATGTACATGCTCCCGGAAAATGCAATAAGGCCGTCAGCAGCAAATTGCATAAGCATCTGCGTACAAAAGCAGATGAAGATGATGCGGAAGATGAAATCTTTATCGAAGGTGAAGACGCAATGCCGGAGAGTGATGCGGAGGAAACACAGATTGATCCGCGTTGGAATGAATTAAAGAAAATATTAGATAACAATTAA
- the rpmF gene encoding 50S ribosomal protein L32, whose protein sequence is MAHPKRRQSKTRTAKRRTHDKAVAPTLAICPNCGEWHVYHTVCGACGYYRGKLAIEKEAAV, encoded by the coding sequence ATGGCACATCCTAAGAGAAGACAGTCTAAAACAAGAACTGCAAAGAGAAGAACTCATGATAAAGCAGTAGCTCCTACATTGGCTATTTGCCCGAACTGTGGCGAATGGCATGTATATCACACTGTGTGTGGTGCTTGCGGATATTACAGAGGCAAGCTTGCTATCGAGAAAGAAGCTGCTGTTTAA
- a CDS encoding beta-ketoacyl-ACP synthase III, with the protein MEKINAVITGVGGYVPDYVLTNEEISRMVDTNDEWIMTRIGVKERHILNEEGLGTSYMARKAAKQLMQRTGSDPDDIDLVIVATTTPDYHFPSTASILCDKLGLKHAFAFDLQAACSGFLFLLETGANFIRSGRYKKIILVGADKMSSMVDYTERATCPIFGDGAAAVMMEPTTEDVGVMDAILRTDGKGLPFLHMKAGGSVCPPSYFTVDNHMHFIYQEGRTVFKYAVSNMSDACAAIAERNNLTKENIDWIIPHQANLRIIDAVAHRLELPHEKVMINIEHYGNTSAGTLPLCLWDFEDKLKKGDNLIFTAFGAGFTWGAVYVKWGYDGKKG; encoded by the coding sequence ATGGAAAAAATAAATGCAGTAATTACAGGAGTCGGCGGATATGTACCCGATTATGTCTTGACGAATGAAGAGATATCAAGAATGGTGGATACCAATGACGAATGGATTATGACCCGTATCGGAGTAAAGGAAAGACATATCCTGAACGAAGAAGGACTGGGTACTTCGTACATGGCTCGCAAGGCTGCAAAGCAGTTGATGCAGCGTACTGGTTCTGATCCTGATGATATCGATCTGGTGATTGTAGCTACTACTACTCCTGATTATCACTTCCCTTCTACAGCTTCTATCTTATGTGATAAGCTTGGATTAAAACATGCTTTTGCTTTTGACTTGCAGGCTGCTTGCAGCGGTTTTCTGTTTCTGTTGGAAACTGGAGCTAACTTTATCCGTTCGGGAAGATATAAGAAGATCATTTTAGTGGGCGCCGATAAAATGTCGTCTATGGTAGATTACACAGAACGTGCTACTTGCCCGATTTTCGGTGATGGTGCAGCTGCGGTTATGATGGAACCTACTACGGAAGATGTAGGCGTCATGGATGCTATCTTGAGAACTGATGGTAAGGGATTACCTTTCTTGCATATGAAAGCAGGTGGTTCTGTATGCCCTCCTTCTTATTTTACAGTGGATAACCATATGCACTTCATCTATCAGGAAGGCCGTACAGTATTCAAATATGCCGTATCGAACATGTCGGATGCTTGCGCTGCCATTGCAGAACGAAACAATCTCACCAAAGAGAATATCGACTGGATTATTCCTCACCAGGCCAATCTGCGTATTATCGATGCAGTAGCTCATCGCTTGGAACTTCCCCATGAGAAAGTAATGATTAATATCGAGCATTATGGTAATACAAGTGCCGGTACGCTTCCGCTCTGTCTGTGGGACTTTGAGGATAAACTTAAAAAAGGCGATAACCTGATCTTTACAGCATTCGGTGCAGGGTTTACCTGGGGAGCCGTTTACGTGAAGTGGGGATACGACGGAAAGAAAGGGTAA
- the era gene encoding GTPase Era, translated as MHKAGFVNIVGNPNVGKSTLMNALVGERISIATFKAQTTRHRIMGIYNTDDMQIVFSDTPGVLKPQYKLQESMLNFSTSALTDADVLLYVTDVVETPDKHNEFVEKVAHMEIPVLLLINKIDLSNQEKLVELVEAWKALLPNAEIIPISATTKFNVDYVMKRVKELLPDSPPYFDKDQWTDKPARFFVNEIIREKILLYYDKEIPYSVEVVVEQFKEDAKKIHISAVIYVERDSQKGIIIGKQGKALKKVATEARRDLERFFGKTIFLETFVKVDKDWRSSDKELRNFGYQLD; from the coding sequence ATGCATAAAGCTGGTTTTGTAAACATCGTGGGAAATCCGAATGTGGGTAAATCTACATTGATGAACGCCTTGGTGGGCGAGCGGATTTCGATTGCTACTTTCAAGGCGCAGACGACCCGTCACCGCATTATGGGAATCTATAATACGGATGATATGCAGATTGTATTCTCGGATACTCCGGGAGTGCTGAAGCCGCAGTATAAGTTGCAGGAGTCTATGCTGAATTTCTCTACTTCGGCTCTGACAGATGCGGATGTTTTGCTATATGTAACAGATGTGGTTGAGACACCCGATAAGCATAATGAGTTTGTGGAGAAGGTGGCACACATGGAAATACCAGTGTTGCTCCTTATCAACAAGATTGATTTGTCGAACCAGGAGAAACTTGTGGAACTTGTGGAAGCTTGGAAAGCATTATTGCCCAATGCGGAGATTATTCCGATTTCTGCAACGACAAAGTTCAATGTAGACTATGTGATGAAGCGGGTGAAAGAACTGTTGCCCGATTCACCGCCTTACTTCGATAAGGACCAGTGGACGGACAAGCCGGCCCGTTTCTTTGTAAACGAGATTATCCGGGAGAAAATTTTGTTGTACTACGACAAGGAGATACCTTATTCGGTAGAGGTAGTGGTGGAACAGTTTAAGGAGGATGCGAAGAAGATACATATCAGTGCTGTGATTTATGTGGAGCGCGATTCGCAGAAAGGAATTATTATCGGCAAGCAAGGTAAAGCGCTGAAAAAGGTAGCCACTGAAGCACGCCGTGATTTAGAGAGGTTCTTCGGAAAAACAATTTTCCTGGAGACATTTGTGAAGGTGGATAAGGATTGGCGTAGTTCGGATAAAGAGTTGCGCAATTTTGGTTATCAACTGGATTAG
- the der gene encoding ribosome biogenesis GTPase Der — protein sequence MGNLVAIVGRPNVGKSTLFNRLTKTRQAIVNEEAGTTRDRQYGKSEWLGKEFSVVDTGGWVVNSDDIFEEEIRKQVLMAVDEADVILFVVDVMNGVTDLDMQVAAILRRTQKPVLLIANKTDNGELQYNAPEFYKLGLGDPYCISAMTGSGTGDMMDLIVGTFKKDTDEILDEDIPRFAVVGRPNAGKSSIVNAFIGEERNIVTEIAGTTRDSIYTRYNKFGFDFYLVDTAGIRKKNKVNEDLEYYSVIRSIRSIENADVCILMLDATRGVESQDLNIFSLIQKNAKGLVVVVNKWDLVQDKTVKVMKTFEDAIRSRFAPFVDFPIIFGSALTKQRILKVLEEARSVYDNRMTRIPTARLNEEMLPLIEAYPPPATKGKYIKIKYITQLPNTQVPSFVYFANLPQYVKEPYKRFLENKMREKWNLTGTPINIYIRQK from the coding sequence ATGGGAAATTTAGTTGCAATCGTAGGACGCCCTAATGTGGGAAAGTCTACTTTATTTAACCGCTTGACCAAAACACGTCAAGCTATTGTGAACGAAGAAGCAGGAACAACACGAGATCGCCAGTATGGTAAGTCCGAATGGTTGGGGAAAGAATTCTCCGTGGTAGATACCGGAGGATGGGTGGTGAACTCTGACGATATCTTTGAAGAGGAAATACGCAAGCAGGTACTGATGGCTGTGGATGAAGCAGACGTTATATTGTTTGTAGTAGATGTGATGAATGGGGTAACTGATCTCGATATGCAGGTAGCAGCCATTTTGCGCCGGACTCAAAAGCCGGTGTTGCTGATTGCCAATAAGACTGATAACGGGGAATTACAATACAATGCTCCCGAATTTTATAAGTTGGGTCTGGGTGATCCTTACTGCATCTCGGCTATGACGGGTAGCGGTACGGGGGATATGATGGACTTGATTGTGGGTACATTTAAAAAGGATACGGATGAGATTCTAGATGAGGATATTCCCCGCTTTGCTGTGGTGGGACGCCCGAATGCTGGTAAATCTTCTATCGTGAATGCCTTTATCGGAGAAGAACGGAACATTGTAACGGAGATTGCCGGTACAACACGTGACTCTATCTATACCCGTTATAATAAGTTTGGATTTGATTTCTATCTGGTAGATACTGCTGGTATCCGTAAAAAGAATAAGGTGAATGAGGATCTGGAATATTATTCTGTGATTCGTTCCATCCGTTCCATTGAGAATGCGGATGTGTGTATTCTGATGTTGGATGCTACACGTGGTGTTGAAAGCCAGGACTTGAATATATTCTCACTGATACAGAAGAATGCCAAAGGTCTGGTGGTAGTAGTGAATAAGTGGGATTTGGTACAGGATAAGACTGTGAAAGTGATGAAGACTTTTGAAGATGCGATCCGTAGCCGCTTTGCTCCATTCGTTGACTTCCCTATCATCTTCGGTTCGGCATTGACCAAACAACGTATCCTGAAGGTGCTGGAGGAAGCACGCAGTGTATATGACAACCGTATGACGCGTATTCCGACTGCCCGCTTAAACGAGGAAATGCTGCCGCTGATTGAGGCATATCCGCCTCCTGCAACCAAAGGCAAGTATATCAAGATTAAATATATTACGCAGTTGCCGAATACACAGGTGCCTTCTTTTGTTTACTTCGCTAATCTGCCGCAGTACGTGAAAGAGCCATATAAACGTTTCCTGGAAAACAAGATGCGTGAAAAGTGGAACCTGACAGGAACTCCGATAAATATTTATATCCGTCAGAAGTAG
- a CDS encoding tetratricopeptide repeat-containing sensor histidine kinase, which yields MKRYRWVLGCCLLLSIGVLWAEDKSDLRALQQEAAQNRNLDSYVKVCKLLYQTEEDPDLLLSYADSIHQLAIDSGKPEIFIEYYIWLSEGYFIKGDFEQGYALKRKAIDLAEKAGLRFTIAQACCDMGYYCNADACYDSARYYFHKGLVAGEGLPGAEEACRTILTNYASSFLFEGQTDSALVYTIRASERSAADKDTAMLIENLNQLGTIYRRKKNLEDCIANFEEALHLCELCGNYNTVAFIYGNIATAYCDWDRPEDAISFSEKALKYALKTDNKRRIGTCYVNLGAILVRMEKMRTEGIDTLLKAIPFLEQVNDRRQLCNAYNYLVNAYRLDGNLDMAMQYLQKLDKLAHEMQTDIERFKYYQAKAALLQESKNYADAIVYYRKIVDMLRSGYKDARDYEHYRKLSECYLAVNNLSLAYNYMTQAYALRDSVFQTEETDQLSEYSVKYRTKEKELEIVSLRREQLEQETYMLRHRIIVGSVISLLGILLLGSLYARQRQRARIALLANAACEKEREFLELQKETEQRLTRKYIDGLESERERMATELHDDVCNNLLALEMNIRTISTEEGADLDKQLDLLNNTRERLRKLSHELMPPVFQYATLDELLADYVLHLSLPEGTHAEYHSTVGVDWNVVPKSISFECYRIVQEAVSNAVKYAGSTCIQVELVLENNDLSILVADDGKGFDMSKKTKGIGLRTIWQRAETVGAEVELVSSPGKGTRLKINVLI from the coding sequence ATGAAACGTTACAGGTGGGTATTGGGATGCTGCTTGCTCCTCTCCATAGGTGTGCTGTGGGCAGAGGACAAGTCGGATTTACGCGCATTACAACAAGAGGCAGCCCAAAACAGAAACCTGGATAGCTATGTCAAGGTCTGTAAACTCCTTTATCAGACAGAAGAAGATCCTGATTTACTTCTTTCATACGCTGATTCCATTCATCAACTGGCCATAGACAGTGGAAAGCCGGAAATATTTATCGAATACTACATCTGGCTAAGTGAAGGTTACTTCATTAAAGGCGACTTCGAGCAGGGGTACGCTTTGAAACGGAAAGCCATTGACTTGGCTGAAAAGGCTGGATTGAGGTTTACAATAGCCCAGGCTTGCTGTGATATGGGATATTATTGTAATGCGGATGCCTGCTATGACTCTGCACGTTATTATTTTCATAAAGGGTTGGTAGCCGGTGAAGGTTTGCCGGGTGCTGAGGAGGCATGCCGCACCATATTGACGAATTATGCCAGTTCTTTTCTTTTTGAGGGACAGACCGATTCGGCTTTAGTTTATACCATTCGTGCCAGTGAGCGCTCTGCTGCCGATAAAGATACAGCTATGTTGATTGAAAACCTGAATCAGTTGGGCACTATCTATCGTCGGAAAAAGAATCTGGAGGATTGTATCGCTAACTTTGAAGAAGCGCTCCATTTGTGTGAATTGTGTGGAAATTACAACACGGTCGCTTTTATATATGGAAATATAGCGACGGCTTATTGTGACTGGGATCGACCGGAAGATGCTATTTCCTTCTCCGAAAAAGCTTTGAAATATGCTTTGAAGACAGATAATAAACGGAGGATAGGTACGTGCTATGTTAATTTGGGTGCCATCTTGGTACGAATGGAGAAAATGCGTACAGAGGGCATTGACACGTTACTGAAAGCTATTCCTTTTTTGGAGCAGGTGAATGACAGAAGGCAGCTATGCAATGCTTATAATTATTTGGTAAATGCCTACCGGTTGGATGGAAATCTGGATATGGCAATGCAGTACTTGCAGAAGTTGGATAAATTGGCGCATGAGATGCAGACTGATATAGAGCGTTTCAAGTATTACCAGGCAAAAGCTGCATTGTTGCAGGAAAGTAAGAACTATGCGGATGCTATTGTTTATTATCGCAAGATAGTTGATATGCTCCGTAGTGGATATAAAGATGCACGTGATTATGAGCATTACAGGAAATTATCGGAATGTTATCTGGCTGTGAATAATCTGTCTTTGGCTTATAATTATATGACGCAGGCTTATGCACTTCGTGATTCTGTGTTCCAGACGGAAGAGACTGACCAGTTGTCCGAATATTCTGTGAAGTACCGGACCAAAGAGAAGGAGTTGGAGATTGTAAGTCTGAGGCGTGAACAGTTGGAACAGGAGACGTATATGTTACGTCACCGTATTATTGTAGGTTCGGTGATCTCTTTACTGGGAATTTTGTTGCTGGGCTCACTTTATGCACGCCAACGTCAGCGGGCAAGGATTGCTTTGCTGGCAAATGCAGCTTGTGAAAAAGAGCGTGAATTCCTGGAGCTCCAGAAAGAAACAGAACAGCGCTTAACACGAAAATACATTGATGGTTTGGAGAGTGAACGGGAGCGTATGGCAACTGAATTGCATGATGATGTATGTAATAATTTGCTTGCACTTGAAATGAATATTCGTACTATTTCTACTGAAGAAGGAGCTGATCTGGATAAGCAGCTGGATTTATTGAATAATACCAGGGAAAGGTTGAGAAAACTTTCCCATGAACTGATGCCACCGGTTTTCCAGTATGCTACACTCGATGAACTGCTTGCTGACTATGTTTTGCACTTATCATTGCCAGAAGGTACGCATGCGGAATATCATTCTACGGTAGGTGTAGATTGGAATGTAGTGCCTAAATCAATCAGTTTTGAATGTTATCGCATTGTTCAGGAAGCAGTGAGCAATGCAGTAAAATATGCCGGCTCAACCTGTATACAGGTAGAGTTAGTTCTGGAAAATAATGACCTTTCCATACTTGTAGCAGACGACGGAAAAGGGTTTGATATGAGCAAGAAAACTAAGGGTATCGGCTTACGGACTATCTGGCAGCGAGCGGAAACCGTAGGTGCTGAAGTTGAACTGGTCTCTTCTCCTGGTAAGGGAACCCGTTTGAAAATTAACGTATTAATCTAA
- a CDS encoding response regulator, with amino-acid sequence MEKNVKAELLVVDDHNLILEGICKVVNKMPEVVVVDAVTSGLQAAELIERRDYDIYILDVSIPDMSGFELIAKIREMNDQAKIIVNTMHEEIWIVNRLVQCGVNAVILKSSASAELMTAIRCVLRGEAHACPRFAAISQKLNSASAGLQPKDAPTRRERDVLEAVAKGMNTHEIADLLKISENTVETFRKRLISKFGAKNAIDMVVKAVAQGWIALK; translated from the coding sequence ATGGAAAAGAATGTGAAGGCAGAATTATTGGTAGTGGATGATCATAATCTGATTCTGGAAGGTATTTGTAAAGTGGTGAATAAGATGCCGGAAGTAGTTGTGGTGGATGCTGTAACTTCCGGATTGCAAGCTGCAGAATTGATTGAAAGACGAGATTATGATATATATATCCTGGATGTCAGTATTCCTGATATGTCCGGATTTGAGTTGATTGCTAAAATCCGTGAAATGAATGACCAGGCAAAGATTATTGTGAATACAATGCACGAAGAAATATGGATAGTTAACAGGTTGGTACAGTGCGGAGTGAATGCTGTTATTCTGAAATCTTCGGCCTCTGCGGAGTTAATGACAGCTATTCGTTGTGTGTTGAGAGGAGAAGCGCATGCTTGTCCACGGTTTGCTGCTATCTCGCAGAAACTGAATTCTGCATCAGCAGGTTTGCAGCCTAAGGATGCGCCTACCCGTCGGGAGCGTGATGTGTTGGAGGCTGTGGCTAAAGGAATGAATACCCATGAAATTGCTGATTTATTGAAAATTTCAGAGAACACTGTGGAAACATTTCGTAAAAGGCTTATTAGCAAGTTTGGAGCAAAGAATGCTATAGATATGGTAGTCAAGGCTGTTGCGCAAGGATGGATTGCGCTGAAATGA
- a CDS encoding ABC transporter ATP-binding protein has product MIELKGLWKSFEGRDVLKDINATFENGKTNLIIGQSGSGKTVLMKCIVGLLTPERGELLYDNRNFLAMGKNEKKALRREMGMIFQSAALFDSMTVLDNVMFPLNMFSNDTFRDRTRRAMFCLDRVNLAEAKDKFPGEISGGMQKRVAIARAIALNPQYLFCDEPNSGLDPKTSLVIDELVHDITHEYNMTTLINTHDMNSVMGIGEKIIYIYDGYKEWEGSKDDIFTSSNKKLNDFIFASDLFRKVKEVEVQNIEG; this is encoded by the coding sequence ATGATCGAACTGAAAGGACTTTGGAAATCATTTGAAGGCAGAGATGTATTAAAGGATATCAATGCCACTTTTGAAAATGGGAAAACTAATCTCATCATCGGACAGAGTGGTTCGGGAAAAACCGTATTGATGAAGTGTATCGTTGGATTGCTCACACCGGAACGGGGTGAATTATTATACGACAACCGTAATTTCCTTGCCATGGGCAAGAATGAAAAGAAAGCATTGCGCCGCGAAATGGGAATGATATTCCAAAGTGCGGCATTGTTTGACTCCATGACGGTGCTGGACAATGTAATGTTTCCTTTGAACATGTTCAGCAACGATACATTCCGCGACCGTACCCGCCGTGCCATGTTCTGTCTGGATCGCGTAAACCTGGCAGAAGCAAAAGATAAATTTCCAGGTGAAATCAGTGGTGGTATGCAAAAACGTGTTGCCATAGCCCGCGCCATTGCCTTAAATCCGCAATACTTGTTCTGTGACGAACCGAACTCCGGATTAGACCCAAAGACCTCATTGGTAATCGACGAACTGGTACACGATATCACCCATGAATACAATATGACCACCCTCATCAACACCCACGACATGAACTCTGTAATGGGTATCGGTGAAAAAATTATCTATATCTACGACGGATACAAGGAGTGGGAAGGCAGTAAAGACGACATCTTCACTTCCAGCAACAAGAAACTCAACGATTTTATTTTTGCATCCGACCTCTTCCGGAAGGTAAAGGAAGTGGAAGTGCAGAATATAGAAGGATAA
- a CDS encoding MlaE family ABC transporter permease translates to MIKALKTVGRYIMLMGRTFARPERMRMFFRQYLNEMGQLGVNSIGIVLLISFFIGAVITIQIKLNIESPFMPRWTVGYVTREIMLLEFSSSIMCLILAGKVGSNIASELGTMRVTQQIDALEIMGVNSANYLILPKICAMVTTIPFLVTFSIFAGIIGAFATCWFGGIMSAVDLEYGLQYMFVEWFIWCGIIKSLFFAFIIASVSAFFGYTVEGGSIEVGKASTDSVVCSSVLILFADLILTKLLMG, encoded by the coding sequence ATGATAAAAGCACTTAAAACTGTCGGAAGATACATCATGTTGATGGGGCGTACTTTTGCCCGCCCGGAGCGTATGCGCATGTTCTTCCGCCAATACCTCAATGAGATGGGGCAACTCGGCGTGAACTCTATCGGCATTGTCTTGCTGATTTCGTTCTTCATCGGCGCTGTTATCACCATACAAATCAAACTGAACATCGAGAGCCCTTTTATGCCACGTTGGACAGTAGGTTATGTGACACGTGAAATTATGTTGCTGGAATTCTCTTCCTCCATCATGTGTCTGATATTAGCAGGAAAAGTAGGTTCCAATATTGCCTCTGAGCTGGGAACCATGCGAGTAACCCAGCAAATCGATGCATTGGAAATCATGGGAGTCAATTCAGCTAATTACCTGATCCTTCCCAAGATTTGCGCCATGGTGACTACCATTCCTTTCTTGGTAACGTTCAGTATCTTTGCCGGCATCATCGGAGCCTTTGCCACGTGTTGGTTCGGTGGCATCATGTCGGCGGTAGACTTGGAATACGGTTTGCAATATATGTTTGTAGAATGGTTTATCTGGTGTGGCATCATCAAATCATTGTTCTTCGCTTTCATCATCGCCAGTGTATCGGCCTTTTTCGGTTATACCGTCGAGGGCGGTTCTATAGAGGTGGGCAAGGCCTCTACAGACTCCGTGGTATGCAGCAGCGTACTTATCTTATTTGCCGACTTAATATTAACTAAACTCTTAATGGGATGA
- the lptB gene encoding LPS export ABC transporter ATP-binding protein — protein sequence MEESKMVLRTEDLVKKYGKRTVVSHVSIDVKQGEIVGLLGPNGAGKTTSFYMTVGLITPNEGRIFLDDLDITKYPVYKRAQTGIGYLAQEASVFRQMSVEDNIASVLEMTDKPLEYQKEKLENLIAEFRLQKVRKNKGNQLSGGERRRTEIARCLAIDPKFIMLDEPFAGVDPIAVEDIQQIVWKLKDKNIGILITDHNVQETLSITDRAYLLFEGKILFQGTPEELAENKIVREKYLSNSFVLRRKDFMK from the coding sequence ATGGAAGAAAGCAAAATGGTGCTTCGCACTGAGGACCTGGTGAAAAAGTACGGTAAACGTACAGTAGTAAGCCATGTTTCCATAGATGTGAAGCAGGGAGAAATTGTTGGTTTACTGGGACCGAACGGTGCCGGTAAGACGACTTCATTCTATATGACCGTGGGACTGATTACGCCGAATGAGGGACGTATTTTTCTGGATGACCTGGATATTACGAAATATCCGGTGTATAAGCGTGCGCAAACCGGTATCGGATATTTGGCGCAGGAAGCATCTGTATTTCGCCAGATGAGTGTGGAAGATAATATTGCTTCTGTACTGGAAATGACGGATAAACCTCTGGAATATCAGAAGGAAAAACTGGAAAACCTGATTGCGGAATTCCGTTTGCAGAAGGTGCGTAAAAATAAAGGTAACCAACTTTCGGGTGGTGAGCGCCGTCGTACAGAGATTGCCCGTTGTCTTGCTATCGACCCTAAGTTTATCATGCTCGACGAACCTTTTGCAGGAGTTGACCCGATTGCTGTAGAAGATATTCAGCAAATCGTATGGAAATTAAAGGATAAGAATATCGGTATCCTGATTACTGACCATAACGTGCAGGAAACATTAAGTATTACCGACCGTGCTTATCTGTTGTTCGAAGGGAAAATCTTGTTCCAGGGAACGCCGGAAGAGTTGGCGGAAAACAAAATTGTACGTGAAAAGTATCTGAGTAATAGCTTTGTGCTTCGTCGCAAGGATTTTATGAAATAA
- a CDS encoding RNA recognition motif domain-containing protein has protein sequence MNIYVGNLNYKVRESDLQKVMEDYGAVTAVKFIKDRETGRFRGIAFVEMEDAAAAAKAIEELDGAEYFGRNMVVKEARPPKY, from the coding sequence ATGAACATTTACGTAGGAAACCTTAACTACAAAGTTAGGGAATCAGATCTGCAAAAGGTCATGGAAGATTACGGTGCTGTAACCGCAGTCAAATTTATCAAAGATCGCGAAACCGGTCGTTTCAGAGGCATTGCATTTGTAGAAATGGAAGATGCAGCAGCTGCAGCTAAAGCGATTGAAGAACTCGACGGAGCTGAATATTTCGGCCGCAACATGGTAGTTAAAGAAGCAAGACCTCCGAAATACTAA